From the genome of Tachysurus fulvidraco isolate hzauxx_2018 chromosome 20, HZAU_PFXX_2.0, whole genome shotgun sequence, one region includes:
- the LOC113661345 gene encoding docking protein 3, which translates to MMEGDVRKKGMLYHQQQRFGKKWKKVWAEALADSMHSISCLELFEFSKSSMKESKKRSEGKKVILMRDCVKIREREVEGCPKQCSTFLLETTDKTHIFASPTSELHSWISELCRLAFPLNQAECRSQKQDHHEALDMQENTLYDTTPCVRDFLVIAVATEAALRCKLYGEYILTPQSDSLLLKDHQTKQVLLTWPYRFVRKFGQDMLAFNFEAGRRCVSGEGYFEFATNHSEQLFAIISDALKKFQKVEPSGTRPKEQQIPNNSQQTNTPPSQVKHTKKKLTTSFSMSSISLSECARKENICSTPSLPSNDRDPVYAMITKPKLHSKNQQFDPLPEDIFGVLGEKEEEEEAEEDDQKNPEQLAIHSKFKGFKSEPVYSEVDMHDDYRSTDEAVEYKPHSLTSDLEESQAVGFLKVSNDISYVMDEEKELDLPLEQLSIHNTPDVYESESVYSQVPDYYNDYDDNGESVDVVEDLEYFYPPCIPDTYPSNFEDCHDEGFCTYDNLPKKL; encoded by the exons aaatgGAAGAAGGTGTGGGCCGAAGCTTTAGCTGACAGTATGCACAGCATCTCCTGTCTGGAGCTCTTCGAGTTCAGCAAGTCGTCGATGAAGGAGAGTAAAAAACGTTCCGAGGGGAAGAAGGTGATCTTGATGAGGGATTGTGTGAAAATAAGAGAGCGAGAGGTTGAGGGATGTCCAAAACAATGCAGCACCTTCCTGCTCGAGACCACAGACAAGACGCACATCTTCGCTTCTCCAACCTCGGAGCTGCACAGCTGGATCTCAGAGCTGTGCAGGCTGGCATTTCCT TTGAATCAGGCTGAATGTAGATCACAGAAACAGGATCATCATGAAGCTCTAGACATGCAGGAGAACACACTGTATGACACCACCCCCTGtg TGCGGGATTTCCTGGTAATTGCCGTGGCTACAGAGGCAGCACTGCGGTGTAAGCTGTACGGAGAATACATTCTCACACCACAGTCTGACTCTTTACTCCTTAAGGACCACCAAACAAAGCAGGTTCTGCTTACATGGCCGTACCGATTCGTCAGGAAATTTGGTCAAGACATG CTGGCTTTTAACTTTGAAGCAGGTCGCAGATGTGTGTCCGGCGAAGGCTACTTTGAATTCGCCACGAATCACAGTGAACAGCTCTTTGCAATCATCAGTGATGCTCTCAAGAAATTCCAAAAAGTGGAACCTTCTGGAACGAGACCCAAAGAACAGCAGATCCCCAACAATTCCCAGCAAACCAACACGCCTCCATCACAAGTGAAGCACacgaaaaaaaaactgaccacGAGCTTTTCGATGAGCTCCATCAGCTTGAGTGAATGTGCCAGAAAAGAGAACATCTGCAGCACTCCTTCTCTCCCGAGTAATGACCGAGATCCAGTTTATGCCATGATTACCAAACCAAAATTACATTCCAAGAACCAACAATTTGACCCACTTCCTGAGGACATTTTCGGTGTCCTgggtgaaaaagaagaagaagaagaagcagaagaagatgATCAGAAGAACCCAGAGCAATTAGCCATCCACAGTAAATTTAAAGGCTTTAAATCTGAACCAGTTTACTCAGAAGTGGACATGCATGATGATTACAGGAGCACGGATGAGGCTGTTGAGTACAAACCACATTCGCTGACCTCGGACCTCGAAGAATCTCAAGCCGTCGGTTTTCTAAAGGTTTCTAATGACATATCCTACGTGATGGATGAAGAAAAGGAGCTGGATCTGCCTCTGGAGCAATTATCCATCCATAACACACCTGATGTCTACGAGTCTGAAAGCGTTTACTCGCAAGTACCGGACTATTATAATGATTATGACGACAACGGAGAGTCTGTGGACGTTGTAGAAGATCTAGAATATTTCTACCCACCCTGTATACCTGATACATATCCCTCCAACTTTGAGGACTGTCATGATGAGGGATTTTGCACCTATGATAATTTACCCAAAAAGCTATAA